One window from the genome of Streptomyces sp. Alt3 encodes:
- a CDS encoding Vgb family protein, producing the protein MLAAVLVATGCESSGSGSRTDARSTPSASPSPASAVIRLPPKARPADMVVSRDGTLWVAEPSLAAIAQIAPSGKVTQHPLPRDGGFAPSPSDLVPSPDGGIWYAAGDQLGHLSRSGHFTWWDDGTGKGNGPGEGPDVPGFPDALTLGPDNTVWYEHSAAGDKVFSRVDLKQGPRQITRLDTQFSVVSMTEGPDGAVWFTQSEEYDAKQPEGIGRLTPDGKYRKWPLPENSAPGALVTGPDRALWFTDCAGISRFDTDGDLTRYPVRNATYLGDIAVGTDKSLWFTTGQRIGRITLQGRMTLWPVPDAEDLGALVPAEDGSFWLADRKADVVRRFTPPR; encoded by the coding sequence GTGCTGGCAGCGGTGCTCGTGGCGACCGGTTGCGAGTCCTCCGGCTCCGGCAGTCGTACGGACGCTCGCTCCACCCCCTCCGCCTCCCCCTCCCCCGCGTCTGCGGTGATCCGTCTGCCGCCCAAGGCGCGGCCTGCGGACATGGTGGTGAGCCGGGACGGGACGCTGTGGGTCGCCGAGCCCTCGCTGGCTGCGATTGCCCAGATCGCACCGTCAGGGAAGGTCACCCAGCATCCGTTGCCGCGAGACGGAGGCTTCGCTCCAAGCCCCTCGGATCTGGTCCCCTCTCCTGACGGCGGGATCTGGTACGCCGCGGGTGACCAGCTGGGGCACCTCAGCAGGTCGGGGCATTTCACCTGGTGGGACGACGGCACGGGGAAGGGCAACGGCCCCGGGGAAGGACCAGATGTGCCCGGCTTTCCCGACGCACTCACCCTGGGGCCGGACAACACTGTCTGGTACGAGCACTCCGCCGCCGGCGACAAGGTTTTCAGCCGTGTCGACCTGAAGCAGGGGCCGAGGCAGATCACCCGGCTGGACACCCAGTTCAGCGTCGTCTCCATGACCGAGGGACCGGACGGCGCGGTGTGGTTCACCCAGAGTGAGGAGTACGACGCGAAGCAGCCCGAAGGCATCGGCCGCCTCACCCCTGACGGGAAGTACCGCAAGTGGCCCTTGCCTGAGAACTCGGCCCCGGGCGCCCTTGTCACCGGCCCGGACCGGGCCCTGTGGTTCACCGACTGCGCCGGCATCAGCCGTTTCGACACCGACGGAGACCTCACCCGCTATCCGGTCCGCAACGCCACATACCTGGGCGACATCGCGGTAGGTACCGATAAATCGCTCTGGTTCACCACCGGCCAACGCATCGGCCGCATTACTCTCCAGGGCCGCATGACCCTGTGGCCGGTCCCGGATGCCGAGGACCTGGGTGCTCTGGTGCCTGCGGAGGACGGTTCCTTCTGGCTGGCTGATCGTAAGGCCGACGTTGTCCGACGCTTCACGCCGCCTCGATGA
- a CDS encoding ParA family protein produces MTVPYSPDDREKVVAKLPAPLRQELKVRAAELGVDIKDAVTEGVQAWRADDAERVPVDTTGGSSFSTYLPTGLYGEFKNDCKQRGIPFNQGIAQAIRLWLDTHLSPRRTATRPAWARRLIFGNQKGGVGKTATSSGVAQALAEAGNRVLLIDFDPQGHLTKQLGYELFDIESPSLAKHMLGEAKGELRELLVPIEDGAFSGRLFMLPACKDAFLLDAKLATSRFVRIKETALEKALEPLEKEFDYIVVDCPPSLGYTMDTALYYCRTREGETSGLSGIFIPVLAEDSSADAYDMLYDQIQDLSVDMEVEISMLGFIVNMYDSRKGYIATSSLHSWKEIGDPPVVGIMPELKEQRESVRLKQPLLSYAPDCEQSEVMRAIARKVMS; encoded by the coding sequence ATGACCGTCCCTTACTCCCCTGATGACAGGGAAAAGGTAGTCGCCAAGCTGCCAGCGCCCTTGCGGCAAGAACTCAAGGTCAGAGCTGCCGAGTTGGGTGTCGACATCAAGGACGCCGTGACCGAAGGCGTGCAGGCATGGCGTGCAGATGACGCCGAGCGCGTCCCCGTGGACACCACTGGCGGCAGTTCGTTCTCCACCTATCTCCCCACGGGGCTGTACGGGGAGTTCAAGAACGACTGCAAGCAGCGCGGCATCCCCTTCAACCAGGGCATCGCCCAGGCGATTCGTCTGTGGCTCGACACCCACCTCTCCCCCAGGCGCACAGCGACCCGGCCCGCGTGGGCCCGGCGGCTCATCTTCGGCAACCAGAAGGGCGGGGTCGGCAAGACCGCCACGTCCTCAGGTGTGGCGCAGGCGCTGGCCGAGGCAGGCAACCGCGTGCTGCTCATCGACTTCGACCCGCAGGGCCACCTCACCAAGCAGCTCGGGTACGAGCTGTTCGACATCGAGTCCCCCAGCCTGGCCAAGCACATGCTCGGTGAGGCGAAGGGAGAGCTTCGCGAGCTGCTCGTCCCGATAGAGGACGGTGCCTTCAGCGGTCGGCTGTTCATGTTGCCGGCCTGCAAGGACGCGTTCCTGCTCGACGCCAAGCTCGCCACGAGCCGCTTCGTACGCATCAAGGAGACCGCGCTCGAGAAGGCGCTGGAGCCGCTGGAGAAGGAGTTCGACTACATCGTCGTCGACTGCCCGCCCAGCCTCGGATACACCATGGACACGGCGCTGTACTACTGCCGCACACGTGAAGGCGAGACATCGGGCCTGTCCGGCATCTTCATCCCCGTGCTCGCCGAGGACTCGTCCGCCGACGCGTACGACATGCTCTACGACCAGATCCAGGACCTGAGCGTCGACATGGAGGTCGAGATCTCGATGCTCGGCTTCATCGTCAACATGTATGACAGCCGCAAGGGTTACATCGCGACCTCGTCGCTCCACAGCTGGAAGGAGATCGGCGATCCGCCGGTTGTCGGCATCATGCCGGAGCTCAAGGAGCAGCGCGAGTCCGTGCGTCTCAAGCAGCCCCTGCTGTCCTACGCCCCGGACTGCGAGCAGTCCGAGGTCATGCGCGCCATTGCCCGGAAGGTCATGTCATGA
- a CDS encoding TetR/AcrR family transcriptional regulator, with translation MTDEPDRPLRYREPRQARSAATLARVLQAAEEIASSAGLEEMTMTGVAERAGVSVGTIYRRFVDKEQLVAALTERMLERREEYVAEQLRKAEPSLSGVMDAYAHALLQSFADSSSLFPELLRARGTTPLNRGARTITELHRLLLEAAAPYADQIRRCDPQMALDTTARTILGACFHNSVRPDPVTGEAARRQYADELGSMAIAYLLTSDDRDTTST, from the coding sequence ATGACCGACGAGCCGGATCGCCCACTGCGATACAGGGAACCCCGGCAGGCGCGCAGCGCGGCGACCCTGGCTCGCGTACTACAGGCAGCCGAGGAGATCGCTTCCTCGGCCGGCTTGGAGGAGATGACGATGACCGGCGTCGCAGAGCGTGCCGGAGTCTCGGTCGGCACGATCTACCGCCGGTTCGTGGACAAGGAACAGCTGGTCGCCGCCCTGACGGAGAGAATGCTGGAACGGCGCGAGGAGTACGTAGCCGAGCAACTGCGGAAGGCCGAACCGTCGCTCTCCGGCGTCATGGACGCCTACGCGCACGCCCTGCTGCAGTCCTTCGCCGACAGCAGCAGCCTCTTCCCCGAACTGCTGCGCGCACGTGGAACCACACCCCTGAACCGCGGGGCCCGCACCATCACCGAACTTCACCGCCTCCTGCTGGAAGCGGCAGCCCCCTACGCCGACCAGATCCGGCGTTGCGACCCGCAGATGGCTCTGGACACGACGGCCCGGACCATCCTCGGAGCCTGCTTCCACAACTCCGTACGTCCCGACCCTGTCACCGGAGAAGCGGCCAGACGCCAGTACGCGGACGAACTCGGCAGCATGGCGATCGCCTACCTGCTCACATCCGACGACCGCGACACCACAAGTACCTGA
- a CDS encoding S1 RNA-binding domain-containing protein translates to MLPHVHQVTKYDPADRDEHGHYVGAREVTSDRGEYEAAYLQAVATFAADAGVDRLSVREPGVPSFVHFGSGEAEDDYGLGTLFPHGLHDFHDGAEVRLATALELVRIMLRDSGAWCRLEADGIFEVHVGWDQYLYICTSRPSTDAVARTRALGLLPERLIASPYAVETEPSDIQRPADDEFWSALSWAVGSGRAGMLEETYIEGATRYHRLSRDTLDVVRTRLTPRARLAVWPALSPDVGAVLGSLPRDGLVEGVWQDTDGRLHSAVADEEDYAELTTRMEGAAAAALLSIDADERVPLFTAVLPDTDGVVRARWQTEPTPEDRKWAFLRTLQPGQVVTGTVTETAPFGVTFVDVDGYEGFINIPELSWRSVTHPADVVSVGQRIHAEVLGVDGVRGQMALSLRAVQDDPMQQLTGQVGTTLSGHVTKLVPFGVFVRIEEIENGFAGLVHNSELLGRQEKEPQGGIEVGSTLRVKILDVDLGSRRITLSQRQADPEV, encoded by the coding sequence GTGCTCCCCCACGTTCACCAGGTCACCAAGTACGACCCCGCCGACCGCGACGAACACGGTCACTACGTCGGTGCTCGGGAGGTCACGAGCGACCGCGGCGAGTACGAAGCGGCCTACCTTCAGGCGGTCGCGACCTTCGCAGCGGATGCCGGAGTCGACCGCCTCTCCGTACGCGAGCCAGGCGTTCCGTCCTTCGTGCATTTCGGATCCGGAGAGGCTGAGGACGACTACGGGCTCGGCACGCTTTTCCCGCACGGCTTGCACGACTTCCACGATGGAGCTGAGGTACGACTCGCCACCGCTCTGGAGCTGGTGAGAATCATGCTGCGGGACAGCGGCGCCTGGTGCCGCTTGGAGGCGGACGGCATCTTCGAGGTACATGTGGGCTGGGACCAGTACCTCTACATCTGCACCAGCCGGCCGAGCACGGACGCGGTTGCGCGAACCCGTGCGCTGGGACTGTTACCTGAAAGGTTGATTGCTTCCCCCTACGCCGTGGAGACCGAGCCGTCGGACATTCAGCGGCCGGCCGACGATGAGTTCTGGTCGGCGCTGTCCTGGGCCGTCGGCTCAGGACGTGCGGGGATGCTGGAGGAGACGTACATCGAGGGGGCAACCCGGTACCACCGGCTGAGCAGAGACACCCTCGACGTCGTACGCACGCGACTCACGCCACGAGCCCGGCTGGCTGTCTGGCCCGCCCTTTCTCCCGACGTCGGCGCTGTTCTCGGCTCGCTCCCCCGCGACGGTCTGGTCGAAGGCGTCTGGCAGGACACGGACGGCCGACTGCACAGTGCTGTGGCGGACGAGGAGGACTATGCGGAGCTGACCACGCGGATGGAAGGCGCTGCGGCCGCGGCTCTTCTGTCCATCGATGCCGACGAACGAGTGCCGCTGTTCACCGCTGTCCTGCCCGACACCGACGGTGTCGTACGGGCACGCTGGCAGACCGAACCGACCCCCGAGGACCGGAAGTGGGCCTTCCTCAGGACGCTGCAGCCCGGCCAGGTCGTGACGGGCACGGTGACCGAGACAGCTCCGTTCGGCGTCACCTTCGTCGACGTCGACGGATACGAAGGGTTCATCAACATCCCTGAGCTGTCCTGGCGTTCCGTGACTCATCCGGCCGACGTCGTCTCTGTGGGCCAACGGATTCACGCGGAGGTTCTGGGCGTCGACGGAGTCCGCGGGCAGATGGCGTTGTCGCTCCGAGCTGTGCAGGACGATCCGATGCAGCAGCTGACGGGACAGGTCGGCACCACTCTGTCCGGTCACGTCACCAAGCTCGTTCCGTTCGGCGTGTTCGTGCGCATCGAGGAGATCGAGAACGGCTTTGCGGGACTGGTCCACAACTCCGAGCTGCTCGGGCGACAGGAGAAGGAGCCCCAGGGTGGCATCGAGGTAGGGAGCACTCTGCGAGTCAAGATTCTGGACGTGGACCTGGGAAGCCGTCGGATCACGCTGTCTCAGCGACAGGCTGACCCGGAAGTCTGA
- a CDS encoding DUF6924 domain-containing protein translates to MSVVFLADRAAMKSPVRALLALSTVWEDVSGLDSVYYQELIESPEPQECRAVPAAVHGVQADLALGNVDFAERAAAASTEPDRVLRPI, encoded by the coding sequence ATGAGTGTCGTCTTCCTCGCTGACCGCGCCGCGATGAAGTCGCCGGTGCGGGCGTTGCTGGCTCTGTCGACCGTCTGGGAGGACGTGAGTGGCCTTGACTCCGTCTACTACCAGGAGCTCATCGAGTCGCCGGAGCCCCAGGAGTGTCGAGCTGTGCCCGCCGCGGTGCACGGCGTTCAGGCGGACCTGGCGCTCGGCAACGTGGACTTCGCAGAGCGCGCTGCGGCCGCTTCCACAGAGCCTGATCGAGTATTGCGGCCCATCTGA
- a CDS encoding ParB/RepB/Spo0J family partition protein: MSVADRLGTGSSFGGVPRGRSARGRAKAIVQGDVPSYELRRLPLEDVAPTPLNPRRNFGSDEDLTRFGEELRIAQLAACVAVSRPAYLRLWPEHEAQIGDSAYVLVNGERRFRSAVHVALEALDFVVRDDLAASREEFVDHLLKENLEREDFDVVERARGVLELVRVCSEESEKGARTRAAKRLGRDRSWITNQLALLELPSELQAMLSSGSLPERDGRLLARRLKEEPGLDGAGLLAHLKETREQEVRVREEEKLLLQRARQTAATGSLLSTDNAEPMDHSPARGSMLSADNTPRETDTALSASARTRTPTPQGPAPAEGPVLSADNTDVRESQSPAKATSVPAPVLSADNTTGTATSTARPDHQEDETAVPADHRSLLLVRQLGTSVEEQARTLASGLPPEQLTQLIEELHSYV, translated from the coding sequence ATGAGCGTCGCCGACCGGCTCGGCACCGGCTCCTCCTTCGGAGGTGTGCCGCGTGGCCGCAGTGCTCGTGGCCGGGCGAAGGCCATAGTGCAGGGCGACGTCCCGTCGTACGAGCTTCGGCGTCTGCCGTTGGAGGATGTCGCACCGACGCCGCTCAACCCTCGTCGCAACTTCGGTTCCGATGAGGACCTCACCCGCTTCGGTGAGGAGCTGCGTATCGCGCAGCTCGCCGCGTGCGTCGCTGTGTCCCGTCCCGCGTACCTGCGGCTCTGGCCGGAGCACGAGGCGCAGATCGGTGACTCCGCCTACGTACTGGTCAACGGCGAGCGGCGCTTTCGCAGCGCGGTCCACGTGGCCCTGGAGGCTTTGGACTTCGTCGTACGTGACGATCTGGCGGCCTCCCGTGAGGAGTTCGTCGACCACCTGCTCAAGGAGAACCTGGAGCGCGAGGACTTCGATGTCGTGGAGCGTGCGCGCGGCGTCCTCGAACTAGTGCGGGTGTGCAGCGAGGAGTCGGAGAAGGGCGCCCGCACGCGTGCCGCCAAGCGGCTGGGGCGTGACCGTTCCTGGATCACCAACCAGCTCGCCCTCCTTGAACTCCCGTCCGAGCTGCAGGCCATGCTCAGCTCCGGCTCACTCCCCGAGCGTGACGGCCGGCTGCTCGCACGGCGGCTGAAGGAAGAGCCTGGGCTGGACGGGGCGGGGCTGCTCGCCCATCTCAAGGAGACCCGGGAGCAGGAGGTCCGTGTGCGCGAGGAGGAAAAGCTTCTCCTTCAGCGTGCACGGCAGACCGCTGCCACAGGATCCCTGTTGTCCACGGACAACGCAGAGCCTATGGACCACTCCCCCGCCCGGGGTTCCATGTTGTCCGCGGACAACACGCCTCGCGAGACGGACACCGCGCTGTCGGCCTCGGCTCGGACACGGACACCGACTCCCCAAGGTCCCGCTCCAGCTGAGGGGCCTGTGCTGTCCGCGGACAACACAGATGTCCGCGAGTCGCAGTCACCGGCAAAAGCCACGTCTGTTCCCGCTCCCGTGTTGTCCGCGGACAACACGACCGGCACGGCCACGTCTACGGCAAGGCCGGACCACCAGGAGGACGAGACGGCGGTACCGGCGGACCACCGCAGCCTGCTCCTGGTGCGCCAACTCGGTACATCCGTCGAGGAACAGGCGCGCACACTCGCCTCGGGGCTTCCCCCGGAGCAGCTGACTCAGCTGATCGAGGAGCTCCACTCCTACGTGTGA